One segment of Rosa chinensis cultivar Old Blush chromosome 6, RchiOBHm-V2, whole genome shotgun sequence DNA contains the following:
- the LOC112170601 gene encoding probable metal-nicotianamine transporter YSL6: protein LQLSYSWHGYVNLIPAFTFVLAVIFREFLAQRSRLVFQVGLFSLVPLRKVMVMDYKLTYPSGTATTMLINSFHTKSGAEIAGKQVQCLGKYLSMSLIWSCFKWFFSGIGDSCGFDNFPSLGLTLFKNTFYFDSNPTYVRCGLICPHIVNCSVLLGAIISWGFLWPLISQHAGHWYPADLGSNDFKGLYGYKVFIAIALILGDGPYNLIKIIAITIKEICNKSSKQSNLPLVKEKLADGESSEVTLEQKKRDEVFLKDRIPRGVH, encoded by the exons TTACAGCTCTCCTACTCTTGGCACGGCTATGTCAACCTTATTCCAGCTTTCACTTTTGTACTTGCAGTTATATTCAG GGAGTTTTTGGCTCAGCGTTCCAGGTTGGTGTTCCAGGTTGGACTTTTTAGTCTTGTTCCGCTTCGCAAG GTTATGGTTATGGATTACAAACTTACATACCCCAGTGGGACTGCCACAACAATGTTGATCAATAGCTTTCACACTAAAAGTGGTGCAGAGATTGCTGG GAAGCAAGTGCAATGTCTTGGAAAGTATCTAAGCATGAGTTTAATTTGGAGCTGCTTTAAGTGGTTCTTCAGTGGTATTGGAGATTCATGTGGGTTTGACAACTTTCCTAGCCTTGGATTGACACTTTTTAAGAACAC GTTTTATTTCGACTCCAATCCTACTTATGTCAGATGTGGTCTTATTTGCCCTCACATAGTCAACTGCTCAGTACTTCTTGGGGCTATCATATCATGGGGTTTCCTTTGGCCTCTCATATCCCAACATGCTGGGCACTGGTATCCAGCTGACCTTGGTAGCAATGATTTCAAAGGTCTTTATGGATATAAG GTCTTCATAGCTATTGCCCTTATTTTGGGGGATGGTCCATACAATTTGATCAAGATTATAGCCATTACTATCAAGGAAATATGCAATAAAAGTAGTAAACAGAGCAATCttcctttggttaaagaaaaGTTGG CAGATGGTGAGAGTTCTGAAGTAACCCTGGAACAAAAAAAGAGGGATGAGGTATTTCTCAAGGATAGAATACCTCGAGGTGTGCATTGA
- the LOC112170600 gene encoding pathogenesis-related protein 1, producing MELCKISSVLISLVALSLLHSIFAQDSIKDYLNGHNFARAAVGNGPMVWDDELARFAQDYAAKHTHDCQLVHSGYKYGENLAMSWGEMFGLDAVSMWVGEKPNYDYNSNSCVGGECGHYLQVIWNTSTHLGCAKARCNNGGTWIGCNYNPPPSGDRPYNPPPRGDRPY from the coding sequence ATGGAATTGTGCAAGATTTCATCAGTCCTGATTTCTCTCGTAGCCTTATCCCTGCTCCATTCCATTTTTGCGCAAGACTCAATCAAAGACTACCTGAACGGCCACAACTTTGCTCGAGCGGCGGTAGGTAACGGGCCCATGGTGTGGGATGATGAACTAGCGCGTTTTGCTCAAGACTAtgctgcaaaacacactcatGACTGCCAACTTGTCCACTCCGGTTATAAATACGGTGAAAACCTTGCCATGAGTTGGGGTGAGATGTTCGGCTTAGATGCTGTGAGCATGTGGGTGGGGGAGAAGCCGAATTACGATTACAACTCGAATTCTTGCGTTGGTGGCGAATGTGGACATTATTTGCAGGTCATTTGGAACACCTCGACTCATCTGGGGTGTGCCAAAGCAAGGTGCAACAATGGGGGTACTTGGATTGGGTGCAACTATAATCCCCCGCCAAGTGGGGATAGGCCTTATAATCCCCCGCCACGTGGAGATAGGCCTTACTAA
- the LOC121048760 gene encoding uncharacterized protein LOC121048760, with the protein MNAKNTPTETTGESRFLGTISASSIRNLHPRSISTKNGKSFFSPKIAAPIAPKLLTLESVSPSSLKDKVYRIFCREKRKLAGRKVHGDMHILDIAVDLPSVTEIFRSKYSTTLLCTRLRCQVYSSVDWVCWD; encoded by the exons ATGAACGCGAAGAACACCCCCACAGAGACCACCGGCGAGTCTCGATTCCTGGGAACCATCTCCGCCTCATCGATTCGAAACCTCCACCCCAGATCCATCTCAACCAAGAACGGAAAATCCTTCTTTAGCCCCAAAATTGCCGCACCAATTGCCCCAAAATTGCTCACCCTCGAAAGCGTTTCGCCGAGCTCGTTGAAGGACAAGGTTTATAGGATCTTCTGCAGGGAAAAGCGTAAGCTCGCCGGTAGAAAGG TACATGGTGACATGCATATTCTAGACATTGCTGTGGATTTGCCTTCTGTGACTGAAATTTTCAGGTCAAAATATTCAACTACTCTTCTCTGCACTCGATTAAGATGTCAG GTGTATAGCTCAGTTGATTGGGTATGCTGGGATTAA